The sequence attaaaaaaaaaactgttttttaaaaaaatttaaaaaaatgcctccacactagacttaatttttgtaaaaaatttctgacagattactctcagcatttcgcttgggattatatttcatgaaaatttgtcatttgagtggtggaaaaagtgtgaaaagtgtttgttggaattccctgggatagttgttagtggatgttcgtggaaaattttcgaaaattgcgaaagtgcagtgtttttctacagaagttgttcccaatggaatcaaagccagctttggacgaacattttcgctgatttttcttttgaagttgccgaaagttgtgatggctgtgtattcttgaagatttttatgGTACAGTGATCTCGTGCaccaaattaaaacatgaatggaaagaaggaaattgaagaattttggaacatgaacctggtaaatcaatcaagacaatagacctattcagagccactgaggagatcctagtacatacaagagtcatccgtagttaccacagcccatcacttgaagccccagaaccacctcccatcattcctccttttcaaccacgatggaaatgttcccatccggaagcacaaggatgagatggctacaaatttttgcttcctccatgggactcctgcttggacagtagtggatagagggagaaggttttaatgtacaccggataaccaataaaagatttcggattggaaaccaagatatgagaatttatttttcataaaatttatcataattatcaccagtgtccggaatcaaatcagtgtcatccagtatccggaatcaaatttgtagagttgcactggatcaatttttgcaggaattttggtgaagcactttctaattattcctcaaagtccttcccctcatccactatcatgctcttccaattgtagtcctgaattttttgcagaaatagctttgcaataaaatcagcgagtttttttttagcatattcatagtacttacgtcaatgttcttggttacaaatactcctgttcatccaaacgtatccacaagttttcctgaagtcctgaagcttttccagaaagagctgctgatcaatggaatctaggatcttttgagctgcacaccttcttctccactctacccattgttcctggtaacaaatttgtccttccgagtaatttctgcggttcttctgatgagcatgttttggtttccagattatcgcaaagaaaaacaatttctgtacataaataactgcgatagtcacacaaaattttcaGGGAAAAACGACATTTTTGATGTGTACCGTTTATCCCCCATATAAATCACACCACTTGTAATTATAAGCTAGTCTGAAATATACCACCATTGAAGTAACATATACGTCATTTGGCGACGTCAGTGGACAAAGTGACCCACGTGGTTAagtgaaaaaagtgataaaaatcgtGAAGTGATTAAAAATGCCAGGAGGTGGAGAAAATAGTGCACAAGTAGGAGCATCAGGAGGTGGATCTGCAACAGCGGGAAGCAATTTATGCTTCGGATCcatagaaaattatgtccatgtGGATGGTTCCTCAGATTTCGAAGACTACATGGACCGCATGGAGTATTTTTTCACGGTGAACTCAATCACTGAGGACAAGAAAAAAGCATCGGTGTTTATCACATTTGCCGGGAAGGAAGTGTACAAGGCACTTAAAGCTATTGTCCAGCCGCGAAAAGTGCAGGATTTGACCTACAAGGAGATAAAGGAAGTGCTGATGGCCAAGTTTGTACACAAAAAGAGCCAAATTGGAGAGCGATTTAAGTTTCATCAGAGGTTTCAAGAAGAGGGTGAATCAATTAGTGATTTTGCCACCGATTTGCAGTATCTTGCACAGTCATGCTCTTATGGAAATTTCCTGGATGAGGCGCTTCGTGACCGGTTTGTGTGCGGGTTGCGTAACAGTAGAATCCAGACAAAGTTGATTGACGATGACCATAAGAAATTCAATGATGTGCTGCAAAAGGCTTTAAACATGGAGCTTACTGAGGAAAACGTGAAACTTATACAGCCTACAACGTCATCAAGCATCGCTAAAGTGTCAAGATATTCAGGAGAAAGACGCAAAGTCTTTAAGAAGGACTATGAACGTGGAAGTGGGAGAGAGACACCAGCAGATTCGCATACTGAGCGAAAGGGTGAAAAGAGGAAGGCTGGATCTCCATACATTCGTTGCTTCAATTGTGGAAAGTGGGGATCTCACATAGCGGCAGAGTGTAAATCCAAAGGGAAGAGCTCCAACACCAAGAGAGAAGAGAGAAAGCACAAGGAGGTGAAGGCGCTGCACTCATACAGAGATCGCTACATCGACACAGAATCAGACTCGGACTCCGATCGTTTGGGAGAGAAAATTCATTCTCTGAGATTGTCATCCATCGTCAAAGCAGCTCGACTGGAGCACAAAGCCGAGATGGTTGAAGAGGATAGAAACGCATCGGTGAGTGATCCCGTTTTCTTATGGGTAAGTATTGGTAAGTATAAAATGATGATGGAAATCGATTGTGGCGCGCACGCATCAATTATACATCTAAAAGATTATCGGGAATATTTTGGGCAGTTCAAACTTGAACCATGTTTGATGAAATTGAAAGTGGTAACCGGGCAAAATATTAGTGTGGTGGGAgaaattaattgcaatttcaagataaaagagatggGAAAAAAATTCGAGAATATGAGACTTGTAATTGTCGATGCTCCACAGAGATTTTTACCACTATGTGGCAGAGATTGGCTTGGTATAATTTATCCAAATTGGAGGGAAAATTTCTAGTGCAATGCGATAAAGCAGGCAAGAGAATCAGCGAAAGAGAAAAACATTCCAAAGATCGTTGAGGAATATCGGACTGTATTTAATGTTGAGGACAATTCACCagtgaaaaaatttaaagtggATATTGTTCTCAAGGAGGGAGTTAAACCAATATTTCATAAACCTTATACGGTACCTTTTGGGCTAAGAGAGGAGGTCGAAAAAGAACTTGAGAGGTTAGTGAACATGGGGATACTAATGCCTGTGCAATATTCAAGGTGGGCTTCACCGGTGGTGGTAGCGAGGAAGAAAAATGGGAAACTGCGTCTCTGCGTCGATTGCAAAGTCACGGTAAATAAATGCATAGAGGTAGCTCATTATCCTTTGCCGCGTACCGATGAATGCTTCTTGAACTTAGCGAATTGTGCGGTATTTTGCGTATTAGATTTGGCGGGAGCCTATCAACAGATCGAAGTGTCGCCAGAATCGCAAGAACTACTAACCATAAACACTCACAAAGGTTTATTTAGATTTTCGAGGTTAATTTTTGGTTTGAGCTCAAGTCCAGCTATTTTTCAATCTGTCATGGATCAGGTTTTAGCCGGAATTCCTCAAATAACGTGTTTTATTGACGATATTCTCATCGGCGGAAAAACTAAAGAAGATTGTGAAAACATTTTGCGGAAAGTGCTGAATCGATTGCGAAAGTTTAACATAAAAGCTAACCTAAATAAGTGTGTTTTCTTCGAGAAAGAGGTAGAATATTTAGGGCACCTTTTATCCAAGGAAGGCATTAGACCATTGCCAGATAAGCTAGAAGCTATTAATCAGGCTCATCCTCCGCAAAATATCACTCAGTTGAAATCCTATATCGGGTTATTATCCTATTATGGACGATTCATTCGCAATCTATCCGCGAAGTTGACACCGCTATACCAATTGCTTCAGAAAGGAGTTCCGTTTCTTTGGACAGATTTGCATCAAAAAGTATTCGAAGAGAGCAAACTGTGGCTGCAAGGTGATAAGATTTTAACTCACTATCAAAGTGATTTACCATTAACACTTAGTGTGGATGCTTCAACATCCGGAGTGGGAGCAGTACTCTCTCACATAGTTGATGGTATTGAAAGACCTATCAGTTTTGTCTCATCTACCCTATCTCCAGCAGAAAAGGGATATTCTAACGTAGAGAGAGAGGCATTGAGTTTCGTCTTTGCAGCTAAGAAATTCCATAAATACATATATGGACGGAAAGTAATCGTGTATACGGATCACTCCAGTCTCAGAGAGTTGTTTGGCAACATTAAAAGAAGCAATGCAGTGGCAACAGCAAGGATCTCGCGTTGGGCAATTTTGTTGGGAATGTATGACTTTGAGGTAGTGTATCGTAAGGGTAAGAATAACGGAAACGCCGATTTTCTTTCCCGATTCCCTTTAAATAAACCCACGGGCGTACACGcgatttccataaattttatcGATGTAATTGGAGGAATTccattaaaagaaaaagaactttTAGAAGAGACAGGTAGAGACAAAATTTTACAGCAATTGATAACACTTATTAACAGTAGATTTCCACGTGATCACAAGATCAATGATAATGCACTTAAATCTTATTTAAAGTACAAGAACAATTTGTCGGTGCAAAAGGGATTAGTGTATTTTGGAAACAGAGTCCTTATTCCGGAGAAAATGCGCGAAAATGTTCTTAATTTATTGCATGGAGGTCATGAGGGCATTGTTAGGGCTAAGATGATGGCGAGATCGTGCTGTTGGTGGCCAGCAATAGACTCTCATTTAGAAACTTTCATCGCCAGTTGTGCGATATGTCAAGAGCATTCAGCGAGACCGGCAAATTTATCATTGACACCGTGGACCAAGTCAGAAGGCCCTTGGGAACGGGTACATATAGATTTTATGCATTTGGGGGGCAAAACTATTTTGCTAGCAGTAGATAGTTATTCCAAATACGTGGATCTTTTTGTAATGACTTCTACGGCAGCTGACGACGTTATTGAAAAATTGAGGGCATTATTCTCAATTTGGGGACTACCAAAATTGTTGGTTTCAGATAACGGACCACCGTTTTTCTCTGAaagatttaaagtatttttaaagtCAAATGGAATAGAATATATGTCTACACCCCCTTATCATCCTAGATCGAACGGTATAGCAGAGAGAGCAGTGCAAACGGCAAAACAATCCTTGAAAAAGTTTTTCGCTGATTCTCGCTTTAAAAAATTATCTCTGCAGTCACTCATACACGCATTCCGTTTCAGGTACAACCACTACCCAACGACGACGATGAAGACCTCACCGAGTAGTCTTCTTTTGAGGTATGAGCCTCGGACGACTGTAAGCGTACTAAATGATAACCTACCTAGCGATCACCCGGACGATACTCAAATACAGGATCCACGAGACAATGAATTGGAGAGGGAGAAAAGGCCACGAAGGCGAAAATCCAAAAAGGACAACAATTCCAATGAAGTGAGGGAGAGCAGGAGTACTGAATTACTGGAGGAAGGACAGCGCGTATATTATTGTTCACCGCATGGATGGAAGCACGCAGTAGTCGAAAAACGATTATCTAAAGTCGTTTATGTTATCGTAGTTGACGGAACAAGGCTAAAGGCCCATAGAGACCAGCTGAAACCTGTGAAGGAGAGAATGCTGTTGGGAACAGGAGTAGTCACTGAAAGACGCAGCAGTTCTTCGAGACCAAGCACTCCATTTACTCCACCGCAACGACATGAGTCGTCGGGCGATGATGATGTATTTTATAGCCCATCACCGGACTCTCATCCTACGCCAATTCCAGCTCCTAGTACCACCCCAAGGCGTAGTAGCCGCCTTCGATTTAAAAACAAAGTTAACTACAAAGAATAGAATTCCTACCTATTGTATTAGAATTCAATGTTAGCGGGGGGAAATGATGTGTACCGTTTATCCCCCATATAAATCACACCACTTGTAATTATAAGCTAGTCTGAAATATACCACCATTGAAGTAACATATACgtcaattttgaggttatgttcacacaCTCCGTAATATTATACGAAAATTGGCCGCCAATCTACTAGAGTGAAGTTGGTCACATATCATATTCCGCAATAATTTTGCAGCAACGATTTtgcttattatcagataactcaaatttgacacaaagttacttagattcgtcaaaacaaaagtCCTTCAATTTTACGCGGGAGTa comes from Phlebotomus papatasi isolate M1 chromosome 4, Ppap_2.1, whole genome shotgun sequence and encodes:
- the LOC129808626 gene encoding uncharacterized protein LOC129808626 isoform X2 yields the protein MDRMEYFFTVNSITEDKKKASVFITFAGKEVYKALKAIVQPRKVQDLTYKEIKEVLMAKFVHKKSQIGERFKFHQRFQEEGESISDFATDLQYLAQSCSYGNFLDEALRDRFVCGLRNSRIQTKLIDDDHKKFNDVLQKALNMELTEENVKLIQPTTSSSIAKVSRYSGERRKVFKKDYERGSGRETPADSHTERKGEKRKAGSPYIRCFNCGKWGSHIAAECKSKGKSSNTKREERKHKEVKALHSYRDRYIDTESDSDSDRLGEKIHSLRLSSIVKAARLEHKAEMVEEDRNASVQPLPNDDDEDLTE
- the LOC129808626 gene encoding uncharacterized protein LOC129808626 isoform X1 produces the protein MDRMEYFFTVNSITEDKKKASVFITFAGKEVYKALKAIVQPRKVQDLTYKEIKEVLMAKFVHKKSQIGERFKFHQRFQEEGESISDFATDLQYLAQSCSYGNFLDEALRDRFVCGLRNSRIQTKLIDDDHKKFNDVLQKALNMELTEENVKLIQPTTSSSIAKVSRYSGERRKVFKKDYERGSGRETPADSHTERKGEKRKAGSPYIRCFNCGKWGSHIAAECKSKGKSSNTKREERKHKEVKALHSYRDRYIDTESDSDSDRLGEKIHSLRLSSIVKAARLEHKAEMVEEDRNASVSDPVFLWVQPLPNDDDEDLTE